In Treponema primitia ZAS-2, a genomic segment contains:
- a CDS encoding carbohydrate-binding domain-containing protein — MKWTFSAVLSVLLLIMGCDNLADNTPENNNNDGDQTYVGDTTEAGDTSDAGVWDGVADTEFSTNTDAAAILAAIYALEADSGDYESAVPDSAKDTTVPAVSDAASIVLDDGHSTVTPNDSVGITIDDTNNIITITAEGTYALSGSLSDGQVIVDVDKNVNLILNGVNITSSKGAPLALFGKKKKIISLAEGTQNTLTDAAAYTSFYKDDEPNGALFSKKALTINGSGSLTVNGNYNNGISCKDNLKILGGTITVSAKNNALKGNDSVVIKGGDINITSDADGIKSDADDEGAGYVYISGDAKLSIRSAEDGIQAYRAVHILEDAVVNIRSGGGTTSKTTGYDGDTSCKGIKSDLDLLIEDGTFNLDCLDDAIHSNNGVLISGGTFSIKTDDDAIHGDSLAVINGGNISITKSYEGLEAAKVVVNGGTINMTASDDGINAADGTSTTPMQRPGPGGGPGWQPGQGGMAANTNCAITINGGNITVNAGGDGIDSNGNVWISGGFIVVHGPTSSGDGALDSDGTFFIDGGVLLAAGSAGMAQKPSTTSTQYSLAFTFSGRKNVGTQVVVKDSKGETMADYTGAKQFQSLIISSPDLVNGGVYSVYIGNALSKTFTVSSKVTSVSL, encoded by the coding sequence TTGAAATGGACATTTTCCGCGGTTTTATCGGTTTTGCTCTTGATCATGGGATGCGACAATTTAGCGGACAACACCCCGGAAAACAATAACAATGATGGTGATCAGACCTATGTCGGCGATACGACCGAGGCCGGAGATACAAGCGATGCCGGAGTGTGGGATGGGGTTGCGGACACTGAATTTTCCACCAATACAGATGCAGCTGCCATACTGGCTGCTATATACGCGCTGGAGGCCGACTCAGGGGATTATGAATCGGCGGTACCGGATTCTGCCAAAGATACCACCGTCCCCGCTGTTTCCGATGCGGCGTCTATCGTTCTTGATGACGGACATAGTACAGTAACTCCCAACGATTCGGTAGGAATAACTATTGATGACACGAACAATATCATCACCATCACTGCCGAAGGTACCTACGCATTGTCTGGCAGCCTTTCAGACGGACAAGTGATCGTCGATGTGGACAAAAATGTGAATTTGATTCTGAATGGGGTCAATATCACATCTTCAAAAGGCGCGCCCCTGGCCTTGTTTGGCAAAAAGAAAAAGATCATAAGCCTTGCCGAGGGTACGCAAAACACCCTCACCGATGCAGCGGCGTATACCAGTTTTTATAAAGATGACGAACCGAACGGAGCGCTCTTTTCAAAAAAAGCGCTCACCATTAACGGCAGCGGAAGCCTTACGGTAAATGGCAATTACAACAATGGTATTAGCTGCAAAGACAACCTGAAAATTCTTGGAGGAACTATCACAGTTTCCGCAAAGAACAATGCGCTGAAAGGTAATGATTCTGTGGTCATTAAGGGCGGGGATATAAATATTACATCCGACGCGGATGGTATCAAGTCTGATGCGGACGATGAAGGCGCGGGATATGTCTATATCAGCGGGGATGCAAAGCTCTCAATACGTTCGGCGGAAGACGGCATACAGGCATACCGGGCTGTGCATATTCTTGAAGACGCCGTGGTAAACATTAGATCCGGCGGCGGCACAACGAGTAAAACTACGGGATACGACGGTGATACCAGTTGCAAAGGTATAAAGAGCGACCTTGATTTGCTCATTGAAGACGGGACATTCAATTTGGACTGCCTTGATGATGCAATCCACTCAAATAATGGGGTACTTATTTCCGGGGGAACCTTTTCAATTAAAACCGATGACGACGCAATACACGGCGATTCCCTTGCAGTTATCAACGGCGGAAATATCTCAATTACCAAATCATACGAAGGGCTTGAGGCGGCAAAGGTGGTTGTAAACGGCGGTACCATCAATATGACCGCCTCTGACGACGGCATAAACGCTGCGGATGGAACCTCTACTACTCCCATGCAGCGTCCCGGACCTGGCGGAGGACCGGGCTGGCAGCCAGGACAAGGCGGTATGGCCGCAAATACAAATTGCGCCATCACCATAAATGGTGGAAATATAACGGTGAATGCCGGGGGCGATGGCATTGATTCCAACGGAAATGTCTGGATTTCCGGAGGCTTCATAGTTGTTCACGGGCCTACTTCCTCCGGGGACGGCGCCCTTGACTCGGATGGGACATTCTTCATAGACGGCGGCGTCCTGCTTGCGGCAGGCTCTGCGGGTATGGCTCAAAAGCCCTCAACCACTTCAACACAATATAGCCTGGCTTTCACATTCAGCGGCAGGAAGAATGTCGGAACCCAGGTTGTAGTTAAAGACTCCAAGGGTGAAACAATGGCGGACTACACTGGGGCTAAACAGTTCCAATCACTCATAATCAGTTCCCCGGATTTGGTGAACGGGGGGGTATATTCGGTGTATATAGGGAATGCCCTTTCAAAAACCTTTACAGTTTCCAGTAAAGTGACGTCCGTGTCTTTGTGA